One region of Jatrophihabitans cynanchi genomic DNA includes:
- the rplI gene encoding 50S ribosomal protein L9 produces the protein MKLILTREVTGLGLAGDIVEVADGYGRNFLVPRGAAITWSKGAEKQIVQIRRARDAREIRDLGHAREIKADLEKLAITLDARAGKDGKLFGSITATDVAAAVKSAGGPLLDKKRIRLPGHIKTVGTHTVTVDLHPDVVATVPLTVAAV, from the coding sequence ATGAAGCTCATCCTGACCCGTGAGGTCACGGGCCTCGGCCTCGCCGGCGACATCGTCGAGGTGGCCGACGGCTACGGCCGCAACTTCCTCGTCCCGCGCGGCGCGGCCATCACCTGGTCCAAGGGCGCCGAGAAGCAGATCGTGCAGATCCGGCGGGCGCGCGACGCCCGCGAGATCCGCGACCTCGGGCACGCCCGCGAGATCAAGGCCGATCTGGAGAAGCTGGCGATCACGCTGGACGCCCGCGCCGGCAAGGACGGCAAGCTGTTCGGCTCGATCACCGCGACCGACGTCGCGGCGGCCGTCAAGAGCGCCGGCGGCCCACTGCTGGACAAGAAGCGGATCCGGCTGCCCGGCCACATCAAGACGGTCGGCACGCACACGGTAACGGTGGATCTGCACCCGGATGTGGTGGCCACCGTGCCGCTCACGGTCGCCGCGGTCTGA
- the rpsR gene encoding 30S ribosomal protein S18 has translation MPKPPIRKPKKKANPLLAAKIEYIDYKDTNLLRKFVSDRGKIRARRVTGVTSQQQRQLAKAIKNAREMALLPYTSTAR, from the coding sequence ATGCCCAAGCCCCCGATCCGCAAGCCGAAGAAGAAGGCCAACCCGCTTCTCGCGGCCAAGATCGAGTACATCGACTACAAGGACACCAACCTGCTGCGCAAGTTCGTGTCCGACCGCGGCAAGATCCGCGCCCGCCGCGTCACCGGTGTGACCAGCCAACAGCAGCGCCAGCTCGCCAAGGCGATCAAGAACGCGCGAGAGATGGCCCTGCTGCCCTACACCTCGACCGCACGCTAA
- a CDS encoding single-stranded DNA-binding protein has translation MAGDTVITVVGNLTADPELRFTASGAAVASFTIASTPRTFDRNSNEWKDGEALFLRCSLWRQAAENAAESLTRGMRVIAQGRLQQRSYETREGEKRTVIELQVDEIGPSLRYASAKVNRTQRGSSGGGGFGSSGSDGGGSGGSGAPADDPWGSAAPSSGGGFSDEPPF, from the coding sequence ATGGCTGGCGACACCGTCATCACCGTGGTCGGCAACCTGACCGCCGACCCGGAGCTGCGGTTCACCGCGTCCGGGGCGGCGGTGGCCTCATTCACCATCGCGTCCACGCCGCGCACGTTCGACCGCAACAGCAACGAGTGGAAGGACGGCGAGGCGCTGTTCCTGCGCTGCTCGCTGTGGCGCCAGGCTGCCGAGAACGCGGCCGAGTCGCTGACGCGCGGCATGCGGGTGATCGCCCAGGGCCGGCTGCAGCAGCGCTCGTACGAGACCCGCGAGGGCGAGAAGCGCACCGTGATCGAGTTGCAGGTCGACGAGATCGGCCCGTCGCTGCGCTACGCGTCGGCCAAGGTGAACCGCACCCAGCGCGGTTCGTCCGGTGGCGGCGGCTTCGGCTCGTCCGGCTCGGACGGCGGCGGCTCCGGCGGCAGCGGCGCGCCTGCCGACGACCCGTGGGGCAGCGCAGCACCGTCCAGCGGTGGCGGCTTCAGCGACGAGCCCCCCTTCTAA
- the rpsF gene encoding 30S ribosomal protein S6: MVILDPSLDERTIAPSIDTFLNVVKTDGGTVEKVDIWGRRRLAYEIDKNAEGIYAVIDVQAKPSSVQELDRQLNLNESVLRTKVLRPDER; the protein is encoded by the coding sequence ATGGTCATCCTCGACCCCAGCCTCGACGAGCGCACCATCGCGCCGTCCATCGACACCTTCCTGAACGTCGTCAAGACCGACGGCGGCACCGTGGAGAAGGTCGACATCTGGGGCCGTCGCCGGCTGGCCTACGAGATCGACAAGAACGCCGAGGGCATCTACGCCGTCATCGACGTGCAGGCCAAGCCGTCGTCGGTGCAGGAGCTCGACCGCCAGCTGAACCTGAACGAGTCGGTGCTGCGGACCAAGGTCCTGCGCCCGGACGAGCGGTAA
- a CDS encoding glycosyltransferase family 87 protein, with product MSSPAAPPDASGPPPPSLSPSPAPPPLPSRTDPTASRASGMLGGIWGRYAAVSPLSWWTPTRVVLAFACLSLLLGYAQKSPCATGYWTGYKQYTHACYSDIVPLWSDERLDVGAVPYRDTAVEYPVLTGGFMWLTAELTRLAHGLSTSSSELVLFGAISAILLALCALVVTAATAATNRRRPYDAALFALSPLLIFHAYTNWDLLAMAFTSGALWAWARGRPVLAGTLVGLGTAAKLYPGLLLIAIAILAYRTRRWSGFGWATAAAAAAWAAVNVPVALAYHQGWWEFYRFSIDRATERSTVWAIVKTLVDSGAGAADAVYWVPPGAAVALLLIGALCGVAYVGLRAPVKPRLAQLAFLVVLAFLLTTKVWSPQYSLWLVPLLALARPRWRLALIWQFVEIAVWFLTLLLLLGLDPAQSAHGVGYGWLMLVLLARDALLLALAGLMIREMWRPELDVVRSDGADDPGGGEFDGAEDHLARSTASLAFSRHVTQTEHRR from the coding sequence GTGAGTTCCCCGGCCGCTCCGCCTGACGCGTCCGGGCCGCCGCCACCATCGCTGTCACCATCACCGGCGCCACCGCCGCTGCCGAGCCGCACCGACCCCACCGCCTCTCGAGCCAGCGGGATGCTCGGTGGGATCTGGGGTCGCTACGCTGCGGTGTCGCCGCTGTCGTGGTGGACGCCGACGCGGGTCGTGCTCGCCTTCGCCTGCCTGAGCCTGCTGCTCGGGTACGCGCAGAAATCGCCCTGCGCGACCGGGTACTGGACCGGCTACAAGCAGTACACGCACGCGTGCTACTCCGACATCGTCCCGTTGTGGAGTGACGAGCGGCTGGATGTGGGCGCGGTGCCGTACCGCGACACCGCCGTCGAATACCCAGTGCTGACCGGTGGCTTCATGTGGCTCACCGCGGAGCTGACCCGGCTGGCCCACGGCCTGTCGACGTCCTCGTCCGAACTGGTCCTGTTCGGCGCGATCAGCGCGATCCTGCTCGCGCTGTGCGCCCTGGTCGTGACCGCCGCGACCGCCGCCACCAACCGGCGACGTCCCTACGACGCCGCACTGTTCGCGCTGTCACCGCTGCTGATCTTCCACGCGTACACCAACTGGGACCTGCTGGCGATGGCGTTCACCAGCGGCGCCCTGTGGGCCTGGGCCCGGGGCAGACCGGTGCTGGCCGGCACCCTGGTCGGTCTCGGGACGGCGGCGAAGCTGTACCCCGGGCTGCTGCTGATCGCGATCGCGATCCTGGCCTACCGCACCCGGCGCTGGTCGGGGTTCGGCTGGGCGACCGCGGCCGCCGCCGCGGCGTGGGCCGCCGTGAACGTGCCGGTGGCACTCGCCTATCACCAGGGTTGGTGGGAGTTCTACCGGTTCAGCATCGACCGGGCCACGGAACGCAGCACGGTCTGGGCGATCGTCAAGACGCTGGTCGATTCCGGCGCGGGCGCCGCCGACGCCGTGTACTGGGTGCCGCCGGGCGCGGCGGTCGCGCTGCTGCTGATCGGCGCGCTCTGCGGCGTCGCGTACGTGGGGTTGCGCGCGCCGGTGAAGCCGCGGCTCGCCCAACTCGCATTCCTGGTCGTGCTCGCGTTCCTGCTCACCACCAAGGTGTGGAGCCCGCAGTACTCGCTGTGGCTGGTGCCGCTGCTCGCCCTGGCCCGGCCGCGCTGGCGGCTGGCGCTGATCTGGCAGTTCGTCGAGATCGCGGTGTGGTTCCTGACCCTGTTGCTATTGCTGGGCCTCGACCCGGCACAGAGCGCGCACGGCGTGGGCTACGGGTGGCTGATGCTGGTGCTGCTCGCGCGGGACGCGCTGCTGCTGGCGCTGGCCGGCCTGATGATCCGGGAGATGTGGCGGCCGGAGCTGGACGTGGTGCGCTCCGACGGCGCCGACGATCCCGGCGGCGGCGAGTTCGACGGCGCCGAGGATCATCTCGCCCGCTCCACGGCAAGCCTGGCATTCAGCCGGCACGTAACTCAGACTGAACATCGTCGTTAG
- a CDS encoding transglycosylase domain-containing protein, with the protein MADKERLRYGRDRRTRKAKPPVDPNASRWERIRVRHKRRRAAKKRRLAAMSRRRRILRRFGITGTWILALLTVGVVSLVAMFYVLSDVPRPETLPLPQVATIEYSDGSTMARIGTVNRTIVSLDKVPEAVRYAVIAAEDRNFYSEPGVSIKGTVRAAMTDLTGGDTQGGSSITQQYAKNAYLTDARTLSRKLKELMIAVKLARDYSKNQILEFYLNTVYFGRGTYGIQAASQAYFGKDVSQLDAAEGAVLAASLRAPSYYDPAVNPAQAKARWHYVIDGMAAIGKLTKQQAATMKYPTVRSATNEQQLGADGWKYFIYRQVVADLEAHGVSEAEINQRGLSIRTTIDRKAQAAALSAIRTTFSDLTRKQRNYKNALTAVNPATGAVLAYYGGPNGTGYDGKPDYNDYAGVGARPAGSSFKPFTLATVLSQTLNKTKDKPRLTISSHVDGSQCVKIEGLQICNDPSDAPYSGSSVTIAYAMKYSLNTTFDLLAAQAGPDNVAKTAHAMGIATTDSHGNPTLVDADGHTGFGIGIGDYAVSPLDQASAFGTLANGGRSTAPYFVQSATDSTGKLVYRHKKASHRAIDSKVANDVTLTLEPIAGNSGFGLDGGRRSAAKTGTVGIGTNSPKNSDAWTVGFTQQVSAAVWAGSGDSTHAIYDHYGNAEYGRDLPGRTWKLFMDTYLADKANLPLPDTQQIGAANTARTTSPSPTKTAPSSTAGSSTPAPTSSIITTPPPVTPTPTPTTPPPTTPTPTPTPTCRPGLLGSTCTSSPAPPAP; encoded by the coding sequence GGCGGACAAGGAGCGGCTGCGGTACGGCCGGGACCGCCGCACGCGTAAGGCGAAACCGCCGGTGGACCCGAACGCGAGCCGGTGGGAGCGGATCCGCGTGCGCCACAAGCGGCGCCGCGCGGCCAAGAAGCGCCGCCTCGCCGCGATGAGCCGGCGCCGGCGGATCCTGCGCCGCTTCGGCATCACCGGCACCTGGATCCTCGCGCTGCTGACCGTCGGCGTGGTCAGCCTGGTCGCGATGTTCTACGTGCTCAGCGATGTCCCCCGTCCGGAGACGCTGCCGCTGCCGCAGGTGGCCACGATCGAGTACTCCGACGGCTCGACGATGGCCCGCATCGGCACGGTGAACCGCACGATCGTCAGCCTCGACAAGGTGCCCGAGGCGGTGCGCTACGCGGTCATCGCCGCCGAGGACCGCAACTTCTACTCCGAGCCGGGCGTGTCCATCAAGGGCACCGTGCGCGCGGCGATGACCGACCTCACCGGCGGCGACACCCAGGGCGGCTCGAGCATCACCCAGCAGTACGCGAAGAACGCCTACCTGACCGACGCCCGCACGCTCAGCCGCAAGCTCAAGGAGCTGATGATCGCGGTCAAACTGGCCCGCGACTACTCCAAGAACCAGATCCTCGAGTTCTACCTGAACACCGTCTACTTCGGCCGCGGCACGTACGGCATCCAGGCAGCGTCCCAGGCCTATTTCGGCAAGGACGTCAGCCAGCTCGATGCCGCCGAGGGTGCGGTGCTCGCGGCCTCGTTGCGTGCACCGAGCTACTACGACCCGGCGGTGAACCCGGCACAGGCCAAGGCCCGCTGGCACTACGTGATCGACGGGATGGCCGCGATCGGCAAGCTGACCAAGCAGCAGGCCGCCACGATGAAGTACCCGACGGTGCGCTCGGCAACCAACGAGCAGCAGCTCGGCGCCGACGGGTGGAAGTACTTCATCTACCGGCAGGTGGTCGCCGACCTGGAGGCGCACGGCGTCAGCGAGGCCGAGATCAACCAGCGCGGCCTGTCGATCCGCACCACGATCGACCGCAAGGCGCAGGCCGCCGCACTGTCTGCGATCCGGACCACCTTCAGCGACCTGACCCGCAAGCAACGCAACTACAAGAACGCGCTGACGGCGGTCAATCCGGCTACCGGCGCCGTCCTCGCCTACTACGGCGGACCCAACGGCACCGGCTACGACGGCAAGCCGGACTACAACGACTACGCGGGCGTGGGCGCGCGACCGGCCGGCTCGTCGTTCAAGCCGTTCACGCTGGCAACCGTGCTGTCCCAGACGCTGAACAAGACGAAGGACAAGCCGCGCCTGACGATCAGCAGCCACGTCGACGGCAGCCAGTGCGTCAAGATCGAGGGACTGCAGATCTGCAACGACCCCAGCGACGCGCCGTACAGCGGCTCCTCGGTAACGATCGCCTACGCGATGAAGTACTCGCTGAACACCACGTTCGACCTGCTCGCCGCGCAGGCCGGCCCGGACAATGTCGCCAAGACCGCACACGCGATGGGCATCGCGACCACCGACAGTCACGGCAACCCGACGCTCGTCGACGCCGACGGCCACACCGGCTTCGGCATCGGCATCGGCGACTACGCGGTGAGCCCGCTGGATCAGGCGAGCGCGTTCGGCACGCTGGCCAACGGCGGCCGCTCCACCGCGCCGTACTTCGTCCAGTCCGCGACCGACTCCACCGGCAAGCTCGTGTACCGGCACAAGAAGGCCTCACACCGGGCGATCGACAGCAAGGTCGCGAACGACGTCACGCTGACGCTCGAGCCGATCGCCGGCAACTCCGGGTTCGGGCTCGACGGTGGCCGGCGCTCGGCGGCCAAGACAGGGACGGTCGGCATCGGCACGAACTCGCCGAAGAACAGCGATGCCTGGACGGTGGGGTTCACCCAGCAGGTGAGCGCGGCGGTGTGGGCCGGCAGCGGCGACTCGACGCACGCGATCTACGACCACTACGGCAACGCCGAGTACGGCCGCGACCTGCCCGGTCGCACCTGGAAGCTGTTCATGGACACGTACCTGGCCGACAAGGCGAACCTGCCGCTCCCGGACACCCAGCAGATCGGCGCGGCGAACACTGCACGGACCACCTCGCCGAGCCCGACCAAGACCGCGCCGAGTAGCACTGCGGGAAGCAGCACGCCGGCGCCGACGTCCAGCATCATCACCACGCCTCCGCCGGTCACGCCGACACCCACTCCGACGACCCCGCCACCGACCACGCCGACACCCACTCCGACGCCGACCTGCAGGCCCGGCCTGCTCGGATCCACCTGCACGAGCAGCCCGGCGCCGCCAGCTCCGTGA